The proteins below are encoded in one region of Ostrinia nubilalis chromosome 3, ilOstNubi1.1, whole genome shotgun sequence:
- the LOC135087657 gene encoding arf-GAP domain and FG repeat-containing protein 1 codes for MAANRRKQDDKNLEILRELISLNGNKYCLDCNQRGPTYVNTTIGSFVCSKCSGMLRGLTPPHRVKSISMATFTPEEIDFIKTRGNDYCRRVWLGLYEGESVNFTDEQSVKDFMSDKYEKKRYYLEPQSGAVSNGSSSLKNRSKAKTAVSATNASPLISISPHTSKSMVNNNTTVNSAKIVNNLLAPVSESNTKLARPHVNYPQALLTNMSVPISTPAPPVPDFPVDFSTADIYNSSQFNNNFNNNNFASQPSATTTFNAFNQPTSSNDRYAALADLDLALRQQNMKHMEESNNVNNKNPFQSSTTNDLFANKNPFFNGGWSTATPVSVNPFVPSTNNGGFVNSKNPFL; via the exons atgGCTGCAAATCGACGGAAGCAGGACGACAAAAATTTAGAAATCTTACGTGAACTTATTTCTTTGAATGGGAATAAATACTGTTTAGATTGCAACCAAAGAGGGCCAACTTATGTAAATACTACAATTGGTTCGTTTGTGTGTTCAAAATGTTCGGGAATGTT gCGTGGTCTTACACCACCTCATCGTGTAAAGTCAATATCAATGGCCACTTTCACCCCAGAAGAGATCGATTTCATTAAAACTAGAGGCAATGATTACTGCAGACGCGTTTGGTTAGGCCTCTACGAGGGTGAAAGTGTGAACTTTACGGACGAACAAAGCGTGAAAGATTTTATGTCTGATAAATATGAAAAGAAGCGTTATTATTTGGAGCCTCAGTCCGGTGCTGTCTCCAATGGTAGTTCATCATTGAAAAACAGATCAAAGGCTAAGACTGCTGTCAGCGCGACGAATGCTTCACCCCTGATATCAATTTCGCCGCATACTTCCAAGAGTATGGTTAATAATAACACAACTGTGAACTCTGCAAAGATAGTAAATAACTTGCTGGCTCCTGTTAGCGAATCCAACACCAAGTTAGCACGGCCACATGTCAATTACCCACAAGCTCTGCTAACCAATATGAGTGTTCCAATCTCTACACCGGCTCCACCAGTACCTGA TTTTCCTGTTGATTTCTCTACTGCAGACATTTATAATAGCAgtcaatttaataataacttcaataacaataattttgCATCTCAACCGTCAGCAACAACAACTTTCAATGCATTCAACCAGCCAACTTCATCAA ACGACCGCTATGCTGCCTTAGCTGACTTGGATTTAGCATTAAGACAGCAAAACATGAAGCATATGG AGGAAAGtaacaatgtaaataataagAATCCATTCCAAAGCTCGACAACCAATGACTTGTTTGCTAACAAAAACCCTTTCTTCAATGGAGGATGGAGTACTGCTACACCGGTTTCTGTAAACCCTTTTGTG cCTTCAACAAATAATGGTGGATTTGTCAATTCCAAGAATCCATTTCTGTAA